A window of the Butyricimonas faecalis genome harbors these coding sequences:
- the gcvP gene encoding aminomethyl-transferring glycine dehydrogenase, whose amino-acid sequence MATDKFLWRHIGPRPEDIKDMLKVVGVSSLDELIEQTVPGSIRLKKTLDLPAPLTEYEFFSKVKAVAAKNKLYRTFIGEGYYDTITPAVIQRNILENPAWYTSYTPYQAEVSQGRLEALLNFQTMVIELTGMEIANCSLLDEATAAAESMTMLYGLRGKEMKKAGANKFFVDNKIFSQTKDVLITRSAPQGIELVYGDYDTFEFTPDVFGAIVQYPASNGEIRNYKAFADRVHANGSLLAVTADLMSLVLLTPPGEWGADVVVGTTQRFGIPMSYGGPHAAYMATKEEYKRNIVGRIIGVTVDAQGNHALRLALQTREQHIKREKASSNICTAKALNATMAGFYAAYHGREGLERIARHIHSAAVILAEEIQKLGYKLKVNKFFDTLRFELPEGVCQSALQDIALEKEINLYYCPCGKVVGLSTDEKINEEEINTLIGIFAQAVGKTVGHVDFIDDRTVLDPEMLRDDEILQQSVFNIYHSETGMMRYMKNLERRDISLATSMISLGSCTMKLNAAVEMLPITWPEFGGLHPFVPLSQAEGYQQMIRETEEMLCKVTGFSGCSLQPNSGAAGEYTGLMVIRQYHIAHGQGHRNVILIPASAHGTNPASSTMAGFKIIVTATDPEGNIDVEDFRKKAIENRDNLVGAMITYPSTHGIFEESIKELADIIHENGGLFYMDGANMNGQCGLTNPGTIGADVCHLNLHKTFAMPHGGGGPGVGPICVASHLVEFLPTHTMVKTGGEHGIHAVAAAPYGSVGMLPVTYGYLLMLGAEGLEMVTKMAILNANYLASSFEKLGFKILFKGSKGRVGHEMIWDCNMFNKEYGISELDIAKRLMDFGFHAPTLSFPVHGTLMVEPTESEPKEELDRFIEALKTIREEMIEVGEGKADKTDNVLKNAPHTHKVLTADEWSHAYPRSKAAYPLAWVAENKFWPQVGRVDDGYGDRNLMCTCDPLESSNDEK is encoded by the coding sequence ATGGCTACAGATAAATTTTTGTGGAGACACATAGGGCCGCGTCCGGAGGATATCAAGGATATGCTCAAAGTGGTCGGTGTCAGTTCTCTTGACGAGTTGATAGAGCAGACTGTTCCTGGATCAATCCGGTTGAAAAAAACGTTGGACTTACCGGCACCTCTCACGGAGTACGAGTTTTTCTCGAAAGTGAAAGCGGTAGCTGCAAAGAATAAGTTATACAGAACGTTTATTGGAGAAGGATACTATGACACGATTACTCCTGCCGTGATACAGCGGAATATTTTGGAGAATCCGGCGTGGTATACGTCATACACTCCCTATCAAGCTGAGGTTTCCCAAGGGCGTTTGGAGGCTTTATTGAATTTCCAGACGATGGTGATTGAGTTGACCGGGATGGAAATTGCCAATTGTTCGCTGTTGGATGAGGCTACGGCAGCCGCAGAGTCTATGACTATGCTGTATGGCTTGCGCGGGAAAGAGATGAAGAAGGCCGGGGCTAATAAGTTTTTTGTTGACAACAAGATTTTCTCTCAGACAAAGGACGTGTTGATCACTCGTTCTGCTCCACAGGGTATCGAATTGGTTTACGGTGATTACGATACGTTTGAATTCACTCCGGATGTATTCGGGGCAATTGTTCAATACCCGGCATCCAATGGTGAAATACGCAATTATAAAGCATTCGCGGATCGGGTGCATGCTAACGGTTCGTTGTTAGCCGTGACGGCAGATTTGATGAGCCTCGTGTTGTTAACGCCTCCGGGAGAGTGGGGAGCTGATGTGGTTGTGGGAACAACGCAGCGTTTCGGTATTCCGATGTCTTATGGCGGTCCTCATGCCGCTTACATGGCCACGAAAGAAGAGTATAAACGAAATATCGTGGGGCGTATTATCGGCGTGACAGTTGATGCACAAGGAAATCACGCTCTGCGTTTGGCCTTGCAGACGCGTGAGCAGCATATTAAACGGGAAAAGGCTTCTTCCAATATATGTACGGCTAAGGCCTTGAATGCCACGATGGCAGGATTCTATGCTGCTTATCACGGGCGTGAGGGTTTGGAACGTATCGCCCGTCACATTCATTCTGCTGCTGTAATTTTGGCAGAGGAGATTCAAAAGTTGGGTTACAAGTTGAAGGTGAATAAGTTCTTCGACACGTTACGTTTCGAGTTGCCGGAAGGTGTTTGCCAGTCTGCATTACAGGATATAGCTTTGGAGAAAGAGATCAACCTGTATTATTGTCCTTGTGGTAAAGTGGTTGGTTTATCTACCGACGAAAAAATCAACGAAGAGGAGATCAATACGTTGATCGGAATTTTTGCACAAGCTGTTGGAAAGACGGTGGGTCACGTTGATTTTATAGACGATCGTACGGTGCTTGACCCGGAGATGTTGCGCGATGATGAAATATTACAACAGTCTGTATTCAATATCTATCATTCTGAGACCGGAATGATGCGTTATATGAAGAATCTGGAGAGACGCGATATCTCTTTGGCAACTTCGATGATTTCTTTGGGTTCTTGTACGATGAAGTTGAACGCGGCAGTAGAGATGTTACCGATTACATGGCCGGAATTCGGCGGATTACATCCGTTTGTTCCACTGTCACAGGCAGAAGGTTATCAACAAATGATTCGGGAAACCGAGGAGATGTTGTGTAAAGTGACCGGTTTCAGCGGATGCAGTTTGCAACCCAATTCAGGTGCAGCCGGGGAATATACCGGATTGATGGTGATTCGTCAATATCATATTGCACATGGACAAGGGCATCGTAACGTGATTTTGATACCGGCTTCCGCTCATGGAACGAATCCGGCTTCAAGCACGATGGCAGGTTTCAAAATTATAGTGACTGCTACTGATCCGGAAGGAAATATCGACGTGGAGGATTTCCGTAAGAAAGCGATTGAAAATCGGGATAATCTGGTTGGTGCCATGATTACTTATCCGTCAACGCATGGTATTTTCGAGGAGTCAATCAAAGAGTTGGCAGATATCATTCACGAGAATGGAGGATTGTTCTATATGGATGGTGCTAATATGAATGGACAATGTGGTTTGACAAATCCCGGAACGATCGGAGCTGATGTTTGCCATTTGAATCTGCACAAGACGTTTGCCATGCCTCACGGTGGTGGTGGTCCCGGTGTAGGCCCGATCTGCGTGGCTTCTCACTTGGTTGAATTCTTGCCGACTCACACGATGGTGAAAACGGGAGGAGAGCATGGTATTCATGCGGTTGCTGCCGCTCCTTACGGTTCGGTAGGAATGCTTCCCGTGACTTACGGTTACTTGCTGATGTTGGGTGCGGAAGGATTGGAGATGGTGACCAAGATGGCGATCTTGAACGCTAACTATCTGGCTTCATCCTTCGAGAAATTGGGCTTCAAGATTCTGTTCAAGGGATCGAAAGGTCGTGTAGGTCACGAGATGATCTGGGATTGCAATATGTTCAATAAAGAATATGGAATCTCCGAGTTGGATATTGCCAAGCGTTTGATGGACTTCGGTTTCCATGCTCCCACTTTGTCGTTCCCCGTTCACGGGACATTGATGGTAGAGCCGACGGAAAGCGAGCCGAAAGAAGAGTTGGATCGTTTCATTGAGGCTTTGAAGACTATTCGTGAGGAAATGATCGAAGTCGGAGAAGGAAAAGCTGACAAGACAGATAATGTTTTGAAGAACGCTCCGCACACGCATAAAGTGTTGACTGCTGACGAGTGGTCTCATGCTTACCCGCGTAGCAAGGCGGCTTACCCGCTGGCTTGGGTGGCAGAGAACAAGTTCTGGCCGCAAGTAGGTCGCGTGGACGATGGGTATGGTGATCGTAACTTGATGTGTACCTGTGATCCGCTTGAGTCATCCAATGACGAGAAATAG
- a CDS encoding DUF3109 family protein, which produces MIQIGDTIISLDIFEKKFCCDLAACKGICCVEGDSGAPLEAGEAEEIRENYEKIKPYMKPEGIATVEEQGFSVIDIEGDLVTPLIGGRECAYIIEENGCSWCAIEKAWSRGESSFRKPISCHMYPIRVKQYQNYEAMNYDQWTICACARLKGEQEGIPVYVFLKDALIRKYGEEWYEQLCYAAREIETGKIKFGR; this is translated from the coding sequence ATGATACAGATAGGGGACACGATTATAAGTCTGGATATTTTCGAGAAGAAGTTTTGTTGTGATTTGGCAGCTTGCAAGGGGATTTGTTGCGTGGAGGGGGATTCGGGAGCACCTTTGGAAGCCGGGGAGGCAGAAGAGATCCGGGAGAATTACGAGAAGATAAAACCTTACATGAAACCTGAGGGTATCGCCACCGTGGAGGAGCAGGGCTTTTCCGTGATCGACATCGAGGGCGATCTGGTTACCCCGCTGATCGGGGGACGAGAGTGCGCGTATATTATCGAGGAGAACGGGTGTTCGTGGTGCGCTATTGAAAAAGCGTGGAGCCGGGGAGAGAGTTCTTTCCGAAAACCTATATCTTGCCACATGTATCCAATTCGGGTGAAACAGTACCAGAATTACGAGGCGATGAATTATGACCAGTGGACGATTTGTGCTTGTGCCCGCTTAAAGGGTGAGCAAGAGGGAATTCCGGTGTACGTGTTTTTGAAAGATGCCCTTATTCGTAAATACGGGGAAGAGTGGTACGAGCAGCTATGCTATGCCGCCCGGGAGATTGAGACGGGAAAAATCAAGTTCGGACGCTAA